One stretch of Paenibacillus sp. FSL R5-0341 DNA includes these proteins:
- the gpmI gene encoding 2,3-bisphosphoglycerate-independent phosphoglycerate mutase, protein MTAPKPVALIIMDGFGLRNTVEGNAVAQAKKPNYDRFMSQFPHTTLTACGEAVGLPEGQMGNSEVGHLNIGAGRIVYQDLTRISKSIRDGEFYDNETLVKAVREAKQSGKKLHLYGLLSDGGVHSHIDHLFAMLDLAKKEGMNDVYIHAFMDGRDVMPDSGKDFMQKLIAKIEEVGVGKIATVQGRYYAMDRDKRWERVEKSYRAIVYGDGPKYTDPLKAVEESYEKSVFDEFVEPTVIVKADGEPVGLVESGDSVIFLNFRPDRAIQLSQVFTNQDFRGFDRGPKFPVGLHFVCLTLFSETVEGYVAYSPKNLDNTLGEVLVQNNKKQLRIAETEKYPHVTFFFSGGRDVELPGETRVLINSPKVATYDLQPEMSAYEVADACVREIEADKHDAIILNFANPDMVGHSGMLEPTIKAVEVTDECMGRVVDAVLAKGGVVLITADHGNADMVFDEQGRPFTAHTTNPVPFIVTDANVTLREGGILADIAPTILDLMQLPKPEEMTGTSVIATRK, encoded by the coding sequence ATGACAGCTCCAAAACCTGTAGCACTGATCATCATGGATGGCTTTGGTCTGCGTAACACGGTGGAAGGCAATGCGGTCGCGCAAGCCAAGAAACCGAACTACGACCGTTTCATGAGCCAATTCCCACACACAACACTCACTGCTTGCGGTGAAGCTGTAGGTTTGCCAGAAGGGCAAATGGGAAATTCCGAGGTAGGTCACCTGAACATTGGTGCCGGCCGGATCGTATACCAGGATTTGACCCGTATCTCCAAATCCATTCGTGACGGCGAGTTCTACGACAATGAAACACTTGTCAAAGCTGTTCGCGAAGCGAAACAAAGCGGCAAAAAGCTTCATCTCTACGGCTTGTTGTCCGATGGCGGCGTACATAGTCACATCGACCACCTGTTTGCTATGCTGGATCTGGCTAAAAAAGAAGGAATGAACGATGTATATATTCATGCCTTCATGGATGGCCGTGATGTTATGCCAGACAGTGGTAAAGACTTCATGCAGAAACTGATCGCCAAGATTGAAGAAGTTGGTGTAGGTAAAATCGCAACGGTTCAAGGTCGCTATTACGCGATGGACCGTGACAAACGTTGGGAACGGGTTGAGAAATCATACCGCGCCATCGTTTATGGAGATGGACCGAAATACACTGACCCACTCAAAGCGGTTGAAGAATCGTATGAGAAATCCGTATTTGATGAATTCGTTGAACCAACGGTTATCGTCAAAGCGGATGGTGAGCCGGTAGGTTTGGTAGAGAGCGGCGATTCCGTTATCTTCCTTAACTTCCGTCCTGACCGTGCGATCCAGTTGTCGCAAGTATTCACGAACCAGGATTTCCGCGGTTTCGATCGTGGTCCGAAGTTCCCTGTGGGCTTGCACTTTGTATGCTTAACTTTGTTCAGTGAGACGGTTGAAGGTTATGTGGCTTATTCGCCGAAGAACCTCGACAACACGCTGGGTGAAGTTCTGGTACAGAACAATAAAAAACAACTGCGTATTGCAGAAACTGAGAAATACCCGCACGTTACCTTCTTCTTCAGCGGCGGTCGTGATGTGGAGCTTCCGGGTGAAACTCGCGTACTGATCAACTCACCAAAAGTTGCAACGTATGACCTGCAACCGGAGATGAGCGCGTATGAAGTGGCTGATGCATGTGTTCGCGAGATCGAAGCAGACAAACATGACGCCATCATTCTGAACTTTGCTAACCCTGACATGGTTGGACACTCCGGCATGCTGGAGCCTACCATCAAAGCGGTTGAAGTAACAGATGAGTGCATGGGACGTGTTGTGGATGCAGTACTTGCCAAAGGCGGCGTTGTACTGATCACTGCGGATCATGGTAACGCGGATATGGTGTTCGATGAGCAAGGACGTCCGTTCACAGCTCATACAACGAACCCGGTTCCATTCATCGTTACCGATGCAAATGTAACCCTGCGTGAAGGCGGAATCCTGGCGGATATCGCGCCAACGATCCTTGACCTGATGCAATTGCCTAAACCGGAAGAAATGACAGGAACATCTGTTATCGCTACCCGTAAATAA
- the smpB gene encoding SsrA-binding protein SmpB: MGKNDGQSKVLAQNKKASHDYFIEDTYEAGMVLTGTEIKSLRNGRANIGDAFATIRNGEIHIHNMHISPFEQGNRNNPLDPTRTRKLLMHKVQIHKLLGLSKQDGYSIVPLKIYIRNGYAKLLLGLGKGKKQFDKRETAAKRDAQRDIQRAMREKQKVAR, encoded by the coding sequence ATGGGCAAGAATGATGGACAGAGTAAAGTGCTCGCACAGAATAAAAAGGCTTCCCATGACTACTTCATTGAAGATACGTATGAAGCGGGCATGGTGCTTACCGGAACGGAGATCAAATCTCTTCGTAACGGCCGTGCGAATATTGGTGATGCGTTTGCCACGATTCGGAACGGTGAGATTCATATTCACAATATGCATATTAGTCCTTTTGAACAAGGGAACCGAAATAATCCGCTCGATCCAACTCGTACGCGCAAGTTGTTGATGCATAAAGTGCAGATTCACAAGCTGCTCGGGCTGTCGAAACAGGACGGATACAGCATTGTGCCTTTGAAGATCTATATCCGCAACGGTTATGCGAAGCTTTTGCTCGGACTGGGTAAAGGTAAGAAACAGTTCGACAAACGTGAGACTGCAGCCAAGCGGGATGCACAACGTGATATTCAACGGGCAATGCGCGAGAAGCAGAAGGTTGCGCGTTAA
- a CDS encoding phosphoglycerate kinase has translation MNKKSVRDIELTGKRAFVRVDFNVPLEDGKITDDKRIRATLPTINFLIEKGAKVILASHMGRPNGEVVESLRLTPAAERLSELLGKTVVKADDSVGDAVKAQIAELNNGDVLLLENVRFHAGEEKNDPELAKQFAELADVFVNDAFGAAHRAHASTEGIAHLLPAVSGLLMEKELEVLGKAISNPERPFTAIIGGSKVKDKIDVIDNLLNIADNVIIGGGLTYTFFKAQGHEIGQSLLDESKLDVALGFIEKAKKLGKNFYLPVDIVVSDDFSAKANTQIVDIDGIPADWEGIDIGPKTREIYADVIKNSKLVVWNGPMGVFEIEPFSHGTRAVAEACAETEAYTVIGGGDSAAAAEKFKLADKMNHISTGGGASLEFMEGKVLPGVVALNDK, from the coding sequence ATGAACAAAAAAAGTGTACGCGATATCGAATTGACAGGAAAACGGGCTTTTGTCCGTGTAGATTTCAATGTGCCGCTCGAAGATGGTAAAATTACAGATGACAAACGTATTCGTGCAACGCTTCCTACAATCAACTTCTTGATTGAAAAAGGTGCTAAAGTCATTTTGGCAAGCCACATGGGTCGTCCTAACGGCGAAGTGGTTGAATCCTTGCGTTTGACTCCAGCAGCTGAGCGTTTGTCTGAATTGCTTGGTAAAACAGTTGTTAAAGCTGACGATTCTGTTGGTGACGCTGTTAAAGCTCAAATCGCTGAACTGAACAACGGCGACGTATTGTTGCTTGAAAACGTTCGTTTCCACGCAGGCGAAGAGAAAAATGATCCAGAACTCGCAAAACAATTCGCTGAACTGGCTGACGTTTTCGTTAACGATGCGTTTGGCGCGGCTCACAGAGCACACGCTTCGACTGAAGGAATCGCTCACTTGCTTCCAGCAGTGTCCGGTTTGTTGATGGAGAAAGAACTTGAAGTGTTGGGTAAAGCAATCTCCAACCCTGAGCGTCCTTTCACAGCCATCATCGGCGGATCCAAAGTTAAGGACAAAATCGATGTAATCGACAACCTGCTGAACATTGCAGATAACGTGATCATCGGTGGCGGTCTGACTTACACGTTCTTCAAAGCACAAGGACATGAAATTGGACAATCCTTGCTGGATGAATCCAAACTTGATGTTGCTCTCGGTTTCATCGAAAAAGCGAAAAAACTGGGCAAGAACTTCTACCTGCCGGTAGATATCGTAGTGTCTGACGATTTCAGTGCAAAAGCTAACACGCAAATCGTTGACATCGACGGCATCCCAGCAGATTGGGAAGGTATCGACATCGGTCCTAAAACACGTGAGATCTATGCTGACGTAATCAAAAACTCCAAATTGGTTGTATGGAACGGACCAATGGGCGTATTTGAAATCGAGCCATTCTCTCACGGTACTCGTGCAGTAGCGGAAGCTTGCGCAGAGACAGAAGCTTACACTGTAATTGGTGGCGGTGACTCCGCAGCAGCAGCTGAGAAGTTCAAATTGGCTGACAAAATGAACCACATCTCTACAGGTGGCGGTGCATCCCTCGAGTTCATGGAAGGTAAAGTACTTCCAGGCGTAGTGGCATTGAACGACAAGTAA
- the rnr gene encoding ribonuclease R: MITEQQLLDFMRETAYKPMTYQELEQHFGLEDAADFKAFLIMLNTLEESGKVLLTRNNRYGMPERMDLVRGRLQAHAKGFAFLIPEDREHPDVYIHANDMKSAMNGDTVLVKVTSQGPSGGRLEGEIVRIVTRAVTQVVGVFQSHEVYGFVIPDDKRINRDIFIPRTNFAGAVDGQKVVAKILSYPEGRAAAEGEVIEILGHKDEPGIDILSVIRKHQLPEAFPDEVVEEAEKAPDSITDQEIVQQGRRDLRGLNIVTIDGEDAKDLDDAVNVEKLPNGNYRLGVHIADVGYYVQENSKLDQEAYNRGCSVYLVDRVIPMLPQRLSNGICSLNPQVDRLTLSCEMEFNDQMKVVKHDIFTSVIKTKERMTYSNVRKILEGEEPELLERYKDLVDDFHLMKEIALKLRAMRMRRGAVDFDFEESKIIVDAECKPVDIVKRERSIAEQIIEEFMLAANETVAEHFHWLKVPFIYRVHEDPDQEKLQNFLAFAANFGHQVKGRGNAIHPRALQSLLEDIKETKEQTVISTMMLRSMKQAKYDSEMSGHFGLAAEFYSHFTSPIRRYPDLVIHRVIREVIENNGALPENRQEYLAARMSDIAQQSSERERVAVEAERDTEKMKKAEYMLDKVGEEFEGMISSVTSFGMFIELENTVEGLIRLSALTDDYYHFDDQHMALIGERTSKVFRIGDEVKIRVARVSMEEYTIDFEMVDMKPRGERPGGGFGGGRGGKGGRPASGGGRGGAKGGPGGFSGSRGGKGSSAGAGASRGGRSTEESSKGGRGGRGGAASAGASAGSSGGYAGKGGGKPKGERRTGEAGGSTGRGKGAVSFGFGSGKGGYSSTSGGSDSSSTGGQGSGLNGGSGRGEGSFKSGKGGGKGGKGGSGRKNTSPSGVFIGENATPGGAQEGGAPRRKRKKSKGAAGNGTAAFVRKKKK, translated from the coding sequence ATGATAACAGAACAACAATTGCTCGACTTCATGCGGGAAACCGCTTATAAACCGATGACTTATCAGGAGTTGGAACAGCACTTCGGGCTCGAAGATGCAGCTGATTTCAAAGCCTTTTTGATTATGCTTAATACGCTGGAGGAATCCGGTAAAGTTTTGCTGACACGTAACAATCGCTATGGCATGCCAGAGCGCATGGATTTGGTACGCGGACGTTTACAAGCTCACGCCAAAGGTTTTGCTTTCCTTATTCCAGAGGATCGGGAGCACCCTGATGTGTACATTCACGCCAATGATATGAAGAGTGCGATGAATGGTGACACCGTATTGGTTAAAGTTACTTCTCAAGGACCTTCTGGCGGCCGCCTGGAGGGTGAGATCGTTCGTATTGTTACTCGTGCTGTGACACAAGTGGTTGGTGTGTTCCAGAGCCATGAGGTGTACGGCTTCGTCATTCCGGATGACAAACGGATTAATCGCGATATTTTCATCCCGCGTACGAATTTTGCTGGGGCGGTTGATGGACAGAAGGTTGTAGCCAAAATCCTCAGCTATCCGGAGGGCCGTGCGGCAGCTGAGGGTGAAGTGATTGAGATTCTCGGTCATAAGGATGAGCCGGGTATTGATATTTTGTCCGTCATCCGCAAGCATCAGCTGCCTGAAGCTTTCCCGGATGAAGTGGTAGAAGAGGCGGAGAAAGCACCAGACTCCATCACGGATCAAGAGATTGTACAACAGGGGCGCCGTGATCTGCGTGGACTTAACATTGTTACGATTGATGGCGAAGATGCCAAGGATCTGGATGACGCTGTTAACGTAGAGAAGCTGCCTAACGGGAACTATCGTCTGGGTGTTCATATTGCCGACGTTGGCTATTATGTGCAGGAGAATTCCAAGCTGGATCAGGAAGCTTATAACCGCGGATGCAGTGTGTATTTGGTAGACCGGGTTATTCCGATGTTGCCACAACGTCTGTCCAACGGGATTTGTAGTTTGAACCCACAGGTAGACCGTTTGACTTTGTCTTGTGAGATGGAGTTTAACGACCAGATGAAGGTTGTGAAACATGACATTTTCACGAGTGTAATTAAAACTAAAGAGCGGATGACGTATTCCAACGTTCGCAAAATCCTTGAAGGTGAAGAGCCCGAATTGCTCGAGCGTTATAAGGATCTGGTTGACGATTTCCATCTGATGAAAGAGATTGCTTTGAAACTTCGTGCTATGCGTATGCGCCGTGGTGCGGTTGACTTTGATTTTGAAGAATCCAAAATCATTGTGGATGCAGAATGCAAACCGGTAGATATCGTGAAACGTGAGCGCTCGATTGCAGAGCAAATCATTGAGGAGTTCATGTTGGCAGCGAACGAAACAGTGGCAGAGCATTTCCACTGGTTGAAGGTTCCGTTCATTTATCGTGTGCACGAAGACCCGGATCAAGAAAAACTGCAAAATTTCCTCGCCTTTGCGGCGAATTTCGGACACCAGGTCAAAGGACGTGGCAACGCGATTCATCCACGTGCACTTCAATCATTGCTTGAAGATATCAAAGAAACGAAAGAGCAAACCGTGATCAGTACGATGATGCTCCGTTCCATGAAACAGGCGAAGTATGATTCCGAAATGTCGGGTCACTTTGGCCTCGCGGCAGAATTCTATAGTCACTTTACGTCTCCAATTCGTCGTTATCCCGATCTCGTCATTCACCGGGTGATTCGCGAAGTCATTGAAAATAATGGTGCATTGCCGGAGAACCGTCAGGAGTATTTGGCAGCACGTATGTCCGATATTGCGCAGCAGTCTTCGGAACGTGAACGTGTGGCGGTAGAAGCTGAGCGGGATACGGAGAAAATGAAAAAAGCCGAGTACATGCTCGACAAAGTAGGCGAAGAGTTCGAAGGCATGATCAGCAGTGTGACCAGCTTTGGTATGTTCATTGAACTGGAGAACACGGTTGAAGGTCTAATTCGCTTGAGTGCACTCACGGACGACTATTACCATTTTGACGATCAGCATATGGCTCTGATTGGTGAACGTACCTCGAAAGTCTTCCGCATCGGTGATGAAGTGAAGATTCGTGTGGCACGTGTAAGCATGGAAGAGTATACGATTGATTTTGAAATGGTCGATATGAAACCTCGCGGTGAACGTCCTGGCGGCGGCTTCGGTGGCGGACGTGGCGGTAAAGGTGGACGCCCAGCAAGTGGTGGCGGACGCGGCGGTGCCAAGGGTGGACCAGGTGGATTCAGCGGTTCACGTGGCGGCAAAGGCAGTTCGGCAGGTGCTGGAGCCAGTCGTGGTGGCAGATCAACGGAAGAAAGCAGCAAAGGTGGACGTGGCGGTCGCGGTGGAGCAGCGAGTGCAGGCGCGAGCGCAGGCTCATCCGGTGGCTACGCAGGTAAAGGCGGCGGTAAACCAAAAGGTGAGCGTCGTACTGGTGAAGCTGGCGGATCGACTGGCCGGGGCAAAGGTGCGGTGAGCTTTGGTTTTGGCTCCGGTAAAGGCGGATATAGCTCTACATCGGGTGGATCGGATAGTAGTTCAACCGGTGGACAAGGAAGTGGTCTGAACGGCGGCAGCGGTCGCGGTGAAGGAAGCTTTAAGTCCGGCAAGGGCGGCGGTAAAGGTGGCAAAGGCGGAAGTGGACGCAAAAACACTTCGCCGAGCGGTGTATTTATTGGAGAGAATGCAACTCCTGGTGGCGCTCAGGAAGGCGGAGCACCACGACGCAAGCGGAAGAAGAGCAAAGGTGCAGCTGGTAACGGCACGGCAGCTTTTGTACGTAAAAAGAAAAAATAA
- the eno gene encoding phosphopyruvate hydratase encodes MTIISDVYAREVLDSRGNPTVEVEVYLESGAIGRAIVPSGASTGAHEAVELRDGDKSRYLGKGVLQAVKNVNETIAPEVIGMDALDQLGIDKLMITLDGTPNKGKLGANAILAVSMAVARAAADALDLPLYVYLGGFNAKALPVPMMNIINGGEHADNNIDVQEFMVLPVGAPSFKEALRVGAEIFHNLKSVLSSKGLNTAVGDEGGFAPNLGSNEEAITTIIEAIEKAGYKPGVDVFLGMDVASTEFYKDGKYTLAGEGKSYTSAEYVDLLASWVEKYPIITIEDGMSEDDWDGWKLLTEKLGDKVQLVGDDLFVTNTERLGRGIDEGIGNSILIKVNQIGTLTETFDAIEMAKRAGYTAVISHRSGESEDSTIADIAVATNAGQIKTGAPSRTDRIAKYNQLLRIEDQLGELAQYNGLKGFYNLKK; translated from the coding sequence ATGACTATTATTTCTGACGTGTACGCTCGCGAAGTCCTCGACTCCCGCGGTAACCCTACAGTAGAAGTTGAAGTATACCTGGAGTCCGGCGCAATCGGACGCGCAATCGTTCCATCCGGTGCATCCACTGGTGCCCACGAAGCAGTTGAGCTTCGCGATGGCGACAAATCCCGTTACCTCGGTAAAGGCGTTCTGCAAGCTGTTAAAAACGTAAACGAAACAATCGCTCCAGAAGTTATCGGTATGGATGCATTGGATCAACTGGGAATCGACAAATTGATGATTACTTTGGATGGTACGCCAAACAAAGGTAAACTGGGTGCTAACGCAATCTTGGCTGTATCCATGGCAGTAGCTCGCGCAGCTGCTGACGCTCTGGACCTGCCATTGTACGTTTACCTGGGCGGATTCAACGCTAAAGCACTGCCAGTACCAATGATGAACATCATCAACGGTGGTGAGCATGCTGACAACAACATCGACGTTCAAGAGTTCATGGTTCTTCCAGTTGGAGCACCAAGCTTCAAAGAAGCTCTTCGCGTAGGTGCGGAAATCTTCCACAACCTGAAATCCGTATTGAGCTCCAAAGGCTTGAACACAGCTGTAGGTGACGAAGGTGGTTTCGCACCGAACCTTGGTTCGAACGAAGAAGCAATCACTACAATCATCGAAGCTATTGAAAAAGCAGGTTACAAACCAGGCGTTGACGTATTCCTGGGTATGGACGTTGCTTCCACTGAGTTCTACAAAGATGGTAAGTACACACTTGCTGGCGAAGGTAAATCTTACACTTCCGCTGAGTATGTTGACCTTCTGGCTTCATGGGTTGAGAAATACCCAATCATCACAATCGAAGACGGTATGTCCGAAGATGACTGGGATGGTTGGAAATTGCTCACTGAGAAATTGGGAGACAAAGTACAACTCGTTGGTGATGACCTGTTCGTAACGAACACTGAGCGTCTGGGTAGAGGTATCGACGAAGGTATCGGTAACTCCATCCTGATCAAAGTTAACCAAATCGGTACATTGACTGAAACATTCGATGCAATCGAAATGGCTAAACGTGCAGGATACACAGCTGTAATCTCCCACCGTTCCGGTGAGTCCGAAGACAGCACAATCGCTGACATCGCTGTTGCAACTAACGCTGGTCAAATCAAAACGGGTGCTCCTTCCCGTACAGACCGTATCGCGAAGTACAACCAATTGCTCCGCATTGAGGATCAACTGGGTGAACTGGCTCAATACAATGGTCTTAAAGGATTCTACAACCTTAAAAAATAA
- the secG gene encoding preprotein translocase subunit SecG, whose protein sequence is MDIALKLLLVVFSIGLITVVLLQHGKSAGLAGAISGGAEHLFGKTKARGLDLFLQRATVVLGAGFMILSIIVTVVSK, encoded by the coding sequence ATGGATATTGCTTTGAAATTGCTGCTCGTTGTCTTCTCGATCGGTCTAATCACTGTAGTATTGCTGCAGCACGGAAAAAGCGCTGGTTTGGCGGGTGCCATCTCCGGTGGTGCGGAACATCTTTTCGGTAAAACGAAAGCGCGCGGATTGGATCTCTTCCTGCAACGTGCAACGGTGGTACTGGGTGCAGGATTTATGATTTTGTCTATTATTGTTACGGTTGTTTCCAAGTAA
- the tpiA gene encoding triose-phosphate isomerase has product MRTPIIAGNWKMFKTVSESNDFIQEVKGKAEVEGVETVICAPFTNLPSLVEAVKGTNIKIGAQNLHFEDNGAFTGEISGVMLKDLGVDYVIIGHSERRQYFAETDETVNKKLHAAFRHGLTPIFCLGETLEEREANQTKDVCKVQTVAAFEGLSAEQAAQVVIAYEPIWAIGTGKSSTSQDANEVIAYIRTLVKDLYNETVANAVRIQYGGSVKPENVTEYLGQSDIDGALVGGASLQPASFIALVEGAK; this is encoded by the coding sequence ATGAGAACACCGATTATCGCAGGTAACTGGAAAATGTTCAAAACGGTTTCCGAATCCAATGACTTCATTCAGGAAGTTAAAGGAAAAGCGGAAGTTGAAGGCGTGGAGACTGTAATCTGCGCACCGTTTACAAATCTGCCATCCCTGGTAGAAGCCGTTAAAGGCACAAACATCAAAATTGGTGCACAAAATCTTCATTTTGAAGACAACGGTGCATTCACAGGTGAAATCAGCGGCGTGATGCTGAAAGACCTGGGTGTGGATTATGTCATTATTGGTCACTCGGAGCGCCGTCAATATTTTGCGGAAACCGATGAGACTGTCAATAAAAAGTTGCATGCAGCATTCCGTCACGGATTGACTCCAATCTTCTGCCTTGGTGAGACGCTTGAAGAGCGTGAAGCGAACCAAACAAAAGACGTATGCAAAGTGCAAACAGTAGCTGCTTTTGAAGGTCTGTCTGCTGAGCAAGCGGCACAAGTCGTTATCGCTTATGAGCCAATCTGGGCGATTGGTACAGGCAAATCCTCCACTTCCCAAGATGCGAATGAAGTTATTGCTTACATCCGTACGCTGGTGAAGGATCTGTACAACGAGACGGTAGCTAATGCAGTTCGTATTCAATACGGCGGCAGTGTTAAACCGGAGAACGTAACAGAATACCTCGGACAAAGCGACATCGACGGCGCGCTTGTTGGCGGTGCCAGCTTGCAGCCGGCTTCGTTCATCGCGCTTGTTGAGGGGGCGAAGTAA
- the gap gene encoding type I glyceraldehyde-3-phosphate dehydrogenase gives MIKVGINGFGRIGRLAFRRIQNVAGIEVVAINDLTDAKMLAHLLKYDTTQGRFDGDVEVHDGFFKVNGKEVKVLANRNPEELPWGDLGVDIVLECTGFFTTKEAAEKHLKGGAKKVVISAPATGDMKTIVYNVNHEILDGTETVISGASCTTNCLAPMAKTLQDKFGIVQGLMTTIHAYTGDQNTLDAPHPKGDFRRARAAAENIIPNTTGAAKAIGLVIPELQGILDGAAQRVPVATGSLTELVTVLNKKVTAEEVNAAMQEASDPETFGYTEDEIVSSDIQGITFGSLFDATQTKVLTVGDQQLVKTVAWYDNEMSYTAQLVRTLEHFAKMIK, from the coding sequence ATGATTAAAGTAGGTATTAACGGTTTTGGACGTATTGGACGCTTGGCATTCCGCCGTATTCAAAATGTAGCAGGCATCGAGGTAGTAGCAATCAACGACTTGACTGACGCTAAAATGCTGGCTCATTTGCTCAAATATGATACAACTCAAGGTCGCTTCGATGGCGATGTTGAAGTACACGATGGCTTCTTCAAAGTGAACGGCAAAGAAGTTAAGGTATTGGCTAACCGTAACCCAGAAGAACTTCCTTGGGGCGACCTGGGCGTAGATATCGTTCTGGAATGTACTGGTTTCTTCACAACTAAAGAAGCAGCTGAGAAACACTTGAAAGGTGGAGCTAAGAAAGTTGTTATCTCCGCACCAGCTACTGGCGACATGAAAACCATCGTTTACAACGTAAACCATGAAATCCTCGACGGTACTGAAACTGTAATCTCCGGCGCATCTTGCACAACAAACTGCCTGGCACCTATGGCAAAAACACTGCAAGACAAATTCGGAATCGTTCAAGGTTTGATGACTACAATTCACGCTTACACTGGCGACCAAAACACGTTGGATGCTCCACACCCTAAAGGTGACTTCCGTCGTGCTCGCGCAGCAGCTGAAAACATCATCCCTAACACAACTGGTGCTGCTAAAGCAATCGGTCTGGTAATTCCAGAACTGCAAGGCATCCTTGATGGTGCAGCTCAACGTGTACCAGTAGCTACTGGTTCCCTGACTGAGCTCGTAACTGTTCTGAACAAAAAAGTAACGGCTGAAGAAGTTAATGCAGCTATGCAAGAAGCTTCCGATCCAGAAACTTTCGGATACACTGAAGACGAAATCGTATCTTCCGATATCCAAGGAATCACTTTCGGTTCCCTGTTTGATGCAACTCAAACTAAAGTTCTGACTGTTGGCGACCAACAATTGGTTAAAACTGTAGCTTGGTATGACAACGAAATGTCCTACACTGCACAATTGGTTCGCACTTTGGAGCACTTTGCAAAAATGATTAAGTAA